The genome window AGCCTGCAAAACAACGCCAGAGCAACGAATGAGTAAAGACAGCAGGCGATGATGAGAGGGGTTACATTATGGCACATATAACGATCGAAACTGGATCGCCAACCTTATGCATGAATACCAGCATACATGTTGTGTCCAGTGACTCCGGAGAGACTTCAGGCGGTACCCTATATCTGTTGCACGGAGCAGGCGATAATGCGAGTACCTGGCAACGATTAACCACAATTGAGATGTATGCAGCGCAATATGGTTGCACCATCATTATGCCGGAAGCGAATCGAAGCTATTACACCGATATGGAATACGGCCTGAATTACTTCCACTACATCACTCAGGAGTTACCTGAAGTATGCGAGCGTCTACTCAATCTGAATCCTGATCCGGAGAAAACGTATGTCGGCGGTTTATCCATGGGCGGATATGGTGCACTGAAATGTGGACTAACTTATCCAGAGAAGTATCGCAAAATAGTGTCTCTATCCGGGGTGACGGATATTCAGACACGGCTTCATGATCCCCATATGCCAGCGACCATGATCAAGGAAATGAAAGCGGTTTTTGGAGAACGTTTACAGGTAAAAGCCGATCAGGATATTTACGCACTGTCGGCCAAGCTGCTG of Paenibacillus sp. FSL R5-0517 contains these proteins:
- a CDS encoding alpha/beta hydrolase family protein; this encodes MAHITIETGSPTLCMNTSIHVVSSDSGETSGGTLYLLHGAGDNASTWQRLTTIEMYAAQYGCTIIMPEANRSYYTDMEYGLNYFHYITQELPEVCERLLNLNPDPEKTYVGGLSMGGYGALKCGLTYPEKYRKIVSLSGVTDIQTRLHDPHMPATMIKEMKAVFGERLQVKADQDIYALSAKLLEQGVLLPNILSCCGDRDPFVEMNRDFAKYMQGTAFDFRYVETPGAHEWRFWEHHLRTMFDFLYNDKTKVE